The sequence GCCCACCGGCGGGCTCGATGTGTCGGTGCAGGCGCGGCTGCTCGATCTCATCCGCCAGCTGGTGGCGGAGCTGGGGCTGGCGGTGATCATCGTCACCCACGACCTCGCCGTGGCCCGGCTGCTCTCGCACCGCATGGTGGTGATGCGGCACGGGCGGGTGATCGAGACCGGCATCACCGACCAGGTGCTGGACGACCCGCGCGAGCCCTACACCCAGCTGCTCGTCTCCTCGGTGCTGGCGGCGTGAGCATGGCGCCCCCCTCTTCACCGTCATCCCGGACGGCGCGGCACGCGCCGAGCCGGGATCGTCTGCCGACGGGAGCGCGCGGTCGGCCCGCGATCCCGGCTCTCCGCTTCGCTTCGGCCGGGTTGACAAGGAAGACACGACATGGCGACTAACCCCATCCTTTCCGTTTCCGGCGTCGCCAAGACCTTCATCCTGCATCTGCGCGAAGGGGCACGGCTGCCCGTGGTCAACGGCGCCGGCTTCGACCTCTATGCCGGCGAGTGCGTGGCGCTCGGCGGGCCTTCGGGCGCGGGCAAAAGCTCGCTGCTGAAGATGGTGTACGGCAATTACCGCGTCGATGACGGCGCGATCCGCGTGCGCGATGGCGACGAGGTGGTGGATGTCGCCACCGCGCCGCCGCGCCGGCTGATCCGCTTGCGCGACACCGCCATGGGCTATGTCAGCCAGTTCCTGCGGGTGATCCCCCGCGTCGGCGCCCTCGACGTGGTGGCCGAACCGCTGATCCATGACGGCGTGGCGGCGGAGGAGGCGGTGGCGCGGGCGGGCGAGCTGCTCGCCCGGCTGAACCTGCCGGAGCGGCTGTGGGCCCTGCCGCCCGCCACCTTCTCCGGCGGCGAGCAGCAGCGGGTGAACATCGCGCGCGGGCTCATCGCCCATCGCCCGCTGCTCCTGATGGACGAGCCGACCGCCTCGCTGGACGCGGCCAATCGTGCCGTGGTGGTGGAACTGATCGAGGAGAAGAAGCGGGCCGGCGTCGCCATTCTCGGCATTTTCCACGATGCGGAAGTGCGCGAGGCGGTGTGCGACCGGGTGATCGACGTGACGAGCTTCGGCCAGGTGGCGGCGTGAAAGCGGCGGCGTGAGGGAATGATGAACGAGACGGTCTACGCCAACGCCCTGCTGGTGCTGGAAGACGAGGTGCGCCCCGGCCATCTCGTGGTGCGCGACGGGATCATCGCCGAGATCGGCGAGGGCACGGCACCGCGCGGCGCCATCGACATGGGCGGCGACCATGTGCTGCCCGGCTTTGTCGAACTGCACACCGATCATGTGGAAGGCCATCTCTACCCGCGCCCGCGCGTGACCTGGAACGCCTTCGCGGCGGTGACCGCCTATGACGCGCAGATCGCCGCTTCCGGCATCACCACCGTGTTCGATTCGCTGCGGGTGTGGCCGGACAAGCGCGCGGCCGGCATGGATGGCGACGCGGCGCTGCTCGCCGCCACGGTGCGCGAGGCGGGCGACGCCGGCGTGCTGCGGGCGGAACATTTCGTGCATCTGCGCTGCGAAGTGACCGCCGACGGCGTGGTGGAGGAAGCGGGCGCGCTGCTCGACGAGGCCGGCGTGCGGCTGATCTCGCTGATGGACCACACGCCGGGGCAGCGCCAGTTCATGACAGAGGCGCAGTTCCGCAGCTATTACAAGAAGAAGAGCGGCATGAGCGACGCCGAGCTCGACCTCATCGTTTCCGAGCGGCAGGAGGCGCATGCCCGCTACGCCCGACCCAACCGCGCCCGGCTGGTGGAGATGGCCCGCGCGCAGGGCATCGTGCTGGCGAGCCATGACGACGCCACCGACGATCACGTCGCCGAGGCGATCGGGGACGGGGTGGCGATCGCCGAATTTCCCACCACCGACCGCGCGGCGGACGCCTCGCATGCCGCTGGCATCCGCGTGCTGATGGGCGCGCCCAACATCGTGCGCGGCGGCTCGCACACCGGCAATGTCGCCGCCGAGAGCCTGGCGCGGCGGGGCGTGCTCGACATTCTCTCCTCCGACTATGTGCCCGGCAGCCTGCTGCTGGCGGCGTTCGACCTGCCGGCGCGTACGGAAGGCGTCATCACCCTGCCGCAGGCGGTGGCGATGGTGAGCGCCAATCCGGCGCAGGCGGCGGGGCTCAGCGATCGCGGCCGGCTGGCGCCGGGGCTGCGGGCGGATTTCATCCGCGTCTCGGCGGCCGGGGCCGGCCCGGCGGCGCGGGCGGTGTGGCGGCAGGGGGAGCGCGTGGCGTGAACGGCGAGGCAATGGTGGCGCAGGCTCTGGACGTGGGCGAAAAACTCGGCCCCGGCCTGCTGGTGCTGGTGGTCGGCCCCTCGGGCGCCGGCAAGGACACGCTGCTCGCCTATGCCCGCGCGCGGCTGGCCGAGCGCACCGACCTGCGCTTCGCCCGCCGGCGCATCACCCGGCCGGCGGATGCCACCGAGAACCATATCGCGCTGGACGAGCGCGATTTCGCGCAAGGCGTCGCGCTTGGCAGCTTCCCGCTCTACTGGCGGGCCAACGGGCTCAGCTACGCGCTGGGGGCGGAGGTGGCGGAGGATATTCTCGCCGGCTGCACCGTGGTCGCCAATGGCTCGCGCGCGGCGGTGAGCGAGGCGCGCCGCCGCTTCGCCCGGGTGAAGATTGTGCATGTCACCGCGCCGGTGGAGATGCTGGCCGCGCGCATCGCCGCGCGGGGGCGCGAGAGCGCGCAGGACGTGCTCGCCCGGCTGAAGCGCGAGCCCGCGCTCGACGCCCCGCCGGACCTCACCGTGCTGAATGTCGGGACGGTGGAGACCGCCGGCGCGGCGCTGGCGGATTTTCTGGGCGGGCTCGGCTGAGGGGGGGCGACGAGGGCCCGCCGCGCCAGCTAAGCTGCGGCATGATCCGCGCGTCGCTCGTCGATTTTCTCAACACTGGCTGCCTCGGGCCTGTCCGGCCGGGCGCTTCGATGGAGGAAATCGTCGCCCTGCTGGGGGAGCCGACCAAGACGATCGGTGAGCCGGCGCCGCATGCGACGCGGCAGCCCTACTGGCTATACGGCAATCTTGAAATTAGCTTCGCGCAGCCCGAGGGAGCGGCGCCCTTTGTCGAGTTCCTGCAGCTCGACAGGCCGGAGCGTCTGCACGGCGTCGCCCGCCGCGTGGCGCCTCGCCTCATGCTCGACCTTCACGGGTTCCATGCACGCTCACGTCCCTCCGCGTTCATTCGTGCGGTGGATGAGATCGACAAGGTGAGCGTGTGTCTGGTCGACATCGCCCATTACCCCGCCGTGACGGTGTATGTCGGTGAAGAAATCGAGATCAATTTCGACCTTGGCGCCGAAGATCCCGTCGAGACCTTGCCGGCGCTTGCCGGTTATGCGCGCCGGCTCGACGGTGAGGCGAGCTGGGCCGATTTCTATTCTTATGATCCCCGCTGCCGACCCAGCCGGCGCGCGCGGGAAGAGACCTGGCCGGGCCGCTATGCACCGTTCATGCTGACGGGGCGCGACTATCTCGCGGCGCTGGAGGGCTGAGGCCGAGGGGGAAGCCGGCTTGCGGGCTTATGGGGAGACGTCGGGCGGCGGCGGCCGGAAATGTCGGACGCCGTCGCCGCTTTACTGCCGGTATTGCTGGATGCGCGTGGTGCGCAGGCCGGCGAGGCCGTGGCGGTCGATGGAGGCCTGCCAGGACAGAAATTCTTCCGTGGTCAACGTATAGCGGCTGCAGGCTTCCTCCAGGCTGAGGAGCCCGCCGCGGACGGCGGCAACGACTTCCGCCTTGCGGCGGATGACCCAGCGCCGGGTGTTCGGCGGGGGCAGATCGGCAATGGTCAACGGACTTCCGTCCGGCCCGATTACATACTTCACCCTCGGGCGATAGGGTTCTGTCATGTTTCACTCACTCAATACACACGACCAATGAAAGTGAGCATAGCGATGGAGATTTAAATATTCTCCTAAGCGAATCACCACCCCGTGAGCGCTAAGTGATTGCTGCTTCGTTAATAGTTGCGAAGGAGTTTGTTTACTTTTCGTGCCGCAACGGCAACACCTCCGGCGTCTGCGCTTGGGCAAAATGTTACCGCAGACGCCCGGGCGCGCCGCGCAGGGTTCATGAAATCGCCGAGGTGCCCTATATAGTGCGTCGCACGCGTCCTTTTTTCTCCCGGTTTCCGCCCCGCCATGATCCGTCTCGACGACACCGACCGAGCCCCCAGCCAGACGCGCGTCGTGGTCGCGATGTCGGGCGGCGTGGATTCCTCCGTCGTCGCCGCGCTTTACGCGCAGGCGGGCTATGATGTGGTGGGGGTGACGCTGCAGCTCTACGACCATGGCGAGGCGATGCACCACCGCCCCGGCGCCTGCTGCGCCGGGCAGGACATCTATGACGCGCGCACCGTGGCCGAAAAGCTCGGCATTCCCCATTACGTGCTCGACTATGAAAGCCGCTTCCGCCACGCGGTGATCGAGCGCTTCGCCGATGCCTATGCGGCCGGCGAGACGCCCATTCCCTGCGTCGACTGCAATCGCACGGTGAAGTTCCGCGATTTGCTGGAGACCGCGCGCGACCTCGGCGCCGACATTCTCGCCACCGGCCATTATGTCGCCAGCCGGACGATGGACGGCGGGCGGCGCGGCCTGTTCCGCCCGCTGGATGAGAACCGCGACCAGAGCTATTTCCTCTACGCCACCACCCAGGCGCAGATCGACATGCTGCGCTTTCCGCTCGGCGAGACCACCAAGCCGGAAGTGCGGGCGCTGGCCGAGGGCTTCGGGCTGAAGGTGGCGGACAAGCCGGACAGCCAGGACATCTGCTT comes from Ancylobacter polymorphus and encodes:
- the phnL gene encoding phosphonate C-P lyase system protein PhnL; this translates as MATNPILSVSGVAKTFILHLREGARLPVVNGAGFDLYAGECVALGGPSGAGKSSLLKMVYGNYRVDDGAIRVRDGDEVVDVATAPPRRLIRLRDTAMGYVSQFLRVIPRVGALDVVAEPLIHDGVAAEEAVARAGELLARLNLPERLWALPPATFSGGEQQRVNIARGLIAHRPLLLMDEPTASLDAANRAVVVELIEEKKRAGVAILGIFHDAEVREAVCDRVIDVTSFGQVAA
- a CDS encoding alpha-D-ribose 1-methylphosphonate 5-triphosphate diphosphatase — encoded protein: MNETVYANALLVLEDEVRPGHLVVRDGIIAEIGEGTAPRGAIDMGGDHVLPGFVELHTDHVEGHLYPRPRVTWNAFAAVTAYDAQIAASGITTVFDSLRVWPDKRAAGMDGDAALLAATVREAGDAGVLRAEHFVHLRCEVTADGVVEEAGALLDEAGVRLISLMDHTPGQRQFMTEAQFRSYYKKKSGMSDAELDLIVSERQEAHARYARPNRARLVEMARAQGIVLASHDDATDDHVAEAIGDGVAIAEFPTTDRAADASHAAGIRVLMGAPNIVRGGSHTGNVAAESLARRGVLDILSSDYVPGSLLLAAFDLPARTEGVITLPQAVAMVSANPAQAAGLSDRGRLAPGLRADFIRVSAAGAGPAARAVWRQGERVA
- the phnN gene encoding phosphonate metabolism protein/1,5-bisphosphokinase (PRPP-forming) PhnN, which produces MNGEAMVAQALDVGEKLGPGLLVLVVGPSGAGKDTLLAYARARLAERTDLRFARRRITRPADATENHIALDERDFAQGVALGSFPLYWRANGLSYALGAEVAEDILAGCTVVANGSRAAVSEARRRFARVKIVHVTAPVEMLAARIAARGRESAQDVLARLKREPALDAPPDLTVLNVGTVETAGAALADFLGGLG
- a CDS encoding DUF1153 domain-containing protein, which produces MTEPYRPRVKYVIGPDGSPLTIADLPPPNTRRWVIRRKAEVVAAVRGGLLSLEEACSRYTLTTEEFLSWQASIDRHGLAGLRTTRIQQYRQ
- the mnmA gene encoding tRNA 2-thiouridine(34) synthase MnmA gives rise to the protein MIRLDDTDRAPSQTRVVVAMSGGVDSSVVAALYAQAGYDVVGVTLQLYDHGEAMHHRPGACCAGQDIYDARTVAEKLGIPHYVLDYESRFRHAVIERFADAYAAGETPIPCVDCNRTVKFRDLLETARDLGADILATGHYVASRTMDGGRRGLFRPLDENRDQSYFLYATTQAQIDMLRFPLGETTKPEVRALAEGFGLKVADKPDSQDICFVPNGHYTAIVEKLRPEAAEPGEIVHLDGRVLGRHAGVMRFTIGQRKGLGIAASEPLYVVGIDAGRRQVVVGPRAALGVSAIRIDEVNWLGEETLEEAAARERELYVKVRSSRAPVPGHLAPAEGGGVEVRLHGTEEGVAPGQACVFYEDGEAGTRMLGGGVIRRKLAPFTTLTRDAEMMAHSA